The Halarchaeum grantii genome contains a region encoding:
- a CDS encoding DUF192 domain-containing protein codes for MRVVHERGGESVLASDVDVADSVLSRARGLMFRRSIPHGYALVFEFGGRKRRGVHMVFVPFAIDVLWLVDEEVQRVETLAAWTGLASAEADRLIELPAGRADGVRVGDRVRVEP; via the coding sequence GTGCGAGTCGTCCACGAGCGCGGCGGCGAGTCGGTCCTCGCGAGCGACGTCGACGTCGCGGACTCCGTCCTCTCGCGGGCGCGCGGGCTGATGTTCCGGCGCTCGATACCGCACGGGTACGCGCTCGTCTTCGAGTTCGGGGGGCGAAAACGCCGGGGCGTCCACATGGTCTTCGTCCCGTTCGCCATCGACGTGCTCTGGCTCGTCGATGAGGAGGTCCAGCGCGTGGAGACGCTGGCGGCGTGGACGGGCCTCGCGAGCGCGGAGGCGGACCGGCTGATCGAACTCCCGGCCGGCCGGGCCGACGGCGTCCGCGTCGGCGACAGGGTTCGCGTCGAACCCTGA
- a CDS encoding AAA family ATPase, protein MNVEEASADVESVLDAVADAVVADRSFLETVSVGLLARGHVLLEDVPGTGKTLTARSLTRALGLEFSRIQFTPDLLPSDVIGTHVFDEAEREFEFNEGPIFGNVVLADEINRAPPKTQAALLEAMEEGQVTVDGETHALPDPFFVVATQNPVEQEGTFQLPEAQLDRFVVKSSVGYPDLEGEREILRRRAGRTSQSPDVERVLSIEGVRDLQTTPEAVRVEDDVLDYIADVARATREDRRVEVGVSPRGTQRLFEAARAYAVVAGREYVTPSDVKRVATPVLAHRLVLTPDATVSGTEKASVVDSVLERVAVPTVD, encoded by the coding sequence ATGAACGTCGAGGAGGCGAGTGCGGACGTCGAATCGGTGCTGGACGCCGTCGCGGACGCCGTGGTCGCCGACCGGTCGTTTCTCGAAACGGTTTCCGTCGGACTGCTCGCGCGCGGGCACGTCCTCCTCGAGGACGTCCCCGGGACGGGGAAGACGCTGACCGCGCGCTCGCTGACGCGCGCGCTCGGCCTCGAGTTCTCGCGCATCCAGTTCACCCCCGACCTCCTGCCCTCGGACGTCATCGGGACGCACGTCTTCGACGAGGCCGAACGCGAGTTCGAGTTCAACGAGGGGCCGATCTTCGGGAACGTCGTGCTCGCCGACGAGATCAACCGCGCGCCGCCGAAGACGCAGGCCGCGCTCCTCGAGGCCATGGAGGAGGGCCAAGTGACGGTGGACGGCGAGACGCACGCCCTCCCCGACCCCTTCTTCGTCGTCGCCACCCAGAACCCCGTCGAGCAGGAGGGAACCTTCCAACTCCCCGAAGCCCAGCTCGACCGCTTCGTCGTGAAGTCCTCGGTGGGGTATCCCGACCTCGAGGGCGAGCGCGAGATACTGCGCCGGCGCGCCGGCCGGACGAGCCAGTCGCCGGACGTCGAGCGCGTCCTCTCCATCGAGGGGGTCCGCGACCTCCAGACCACCCCCGAAGCCGTCCGCGTCGAGGACGACGTCCTCGACTACATCGCGGACGTGGCGCGCGCGACCCGCGAGGACCGCCGCGTCGAGGTCGGCGTGAGCCCGCGGGGCACCCAGCGGCTCTTCGAGGCGGCGCGCGCCTACGCCGTCGTCGCGGGCCGCGAGTACGTCACGCCGAGCGACGTGAAGCGCGTCGCGACGCCCGTGCTCGCCCACCGCCTCGTGCTGACGCCGGACGCGACGGTGAGCGGGACGGAGAAGGCGTCCGTGGTCGATTCGGTCCTCGAGCGCGTCGCGGTACCGACCGTCGACTAG
- a CDS encoding DUF7519 family protein — MSDPVARAPTRLGATLAVLAGVLGVAVAAVGGLYPVTAAIAGTAALAAGVRRGRRRDLAVGAVLLALAAVLLGAFDAGPLPALAVAAAALFAWDVGENALSLGEQLGVEARTRDAELVHAAASAGVLALAGAAVYGVALGGFGGRPVGALVALLVGALVLAWTLR; from the coding sequence GTGAGCGACCCCGTCGCGCGCGCGCCGACGCGACTCGGCGCGACGCTCGCCGTCCTCGCTGGCGTCCTCGGCGTCGCCGTCGCTGCCGTCGGCGGCCTCTACCCCGTCACGGCAGCTATCGCCGGGACGGCGGCGCTCGCGGCCGGCGTGCGCCGTGGCCGCCGCCGCGACCTCGCGGTCGGCGCGGTCCTGCTCGCGCTCGCCGCCGTCCTCCTCGGGGCCTTCGACGCCGGGCCGCTCCCCGCGCTCGCCGTCGCGGCCGCCGCGCTCTTCGCGTGGGACGTCGGGGAGAACGCGCTCTCGCTCGGCGAGCAACTCGGCGTCGAGGCGCGGACGCGCGACGCCGAACTCGTTCACGCCGCCGCGAGCGCCGGCGTCCTCGCGCTCGCCGGGGCCGCCGTCTACGGCGTCGCGCTCGGCGGCTTCGGGGGCCGGCCGGTCGGCGCGCTCGTCGCGCTCCTCGTCGGCGCGCTCGTCCTCGCGTGGACGCTGCGCTAG
- a CDS encoding 2-isopropylmalate synthase produces the protein MDFFSNDTLSDGDVQFLDTTLRDGEQAPGVSLSADQKAGIARRLDDAGVAAIEAGSACTSAAERETIRRVTGLGLDARITSFCRGVQRDVDLAMDCGVDGVHIVVPASDRHVEGKVGSTREEVVEKTSELVAYAKENDLWVEVIGEDGSRADYDYLEAQAEAAFEAGADRFCFADTVGHASPEEVYEGVSRLAEHGPVGVHTHDDLGLAVTNALAGIAAGADLVHGTINGIGERAGNVALEEMAIALWHCYDVEPMETEHLYEVASYVAEATGIPLPPNKAVSGENAFAHESGIHTDGTLKDERMYEPYPPEAVGRERRLVLGKHAGRAGVRAALAEHDVDLDDEALAAVVERVKTLGEKGRRVTDADLLTIAEDVRGRSRERRVELLDLTAASGSGTPSASVRVRVDGDERTAAGTGSGPVDAALSATRQALGSEFSFHLESYHVDAITGGTDAVVTVDVEVSRGDRSVSVSASDADITVASVTAVLDALDRLLPEVENEETVPADD, from the coding sequence ATGGACTTCTTCTCGAACGACACCCTCAGCGACGGCGACGTACAGTTCCTAGACACGACGCTCCGGGACGGCGAGCAGGCGCCCGGAGTCTCCCTCAGCGCGGACCAGAAGGCGGGTATCGCCCGCCGACTGGACGACGCGGGCGTCGCGGCCATCGAGGCCGGGAGCGCCTGCACGAGCGCGGCGGAGCGCGAGACGATCCGGCGCGTCACGGGCCTCGGCCTCGACGCGCGCATCACGAGCTTCTGTCGCGGCGTCCAGCGCGACGTCGACCTCGCGATGGACTGCGGCGTCGACGGCGTCCACATCGTCGTTCCGGCGAGCGACCGGCACGTCGAGGGGAAGGTCGGCTCGACGCGCGAGGAGGTCGTCGAGAAGACGAGCGAGCTCGTCGCGTACGCGAAGGAGAACGACCTCTGGGTCGAGGTCATCGGCGAGGACGGGTCCCGGGCCGATTACGACTACCTCGAAGCGCAGGCCGAGGCCGCCTTCGAGGCGGGCGCGGACCGCTTCTGCTTCGCGGACACGGTCGGGCACGCCTCCCCGGAGGAAGTCTACGAGGGCGTCAGTCGCCTCGCCGAGCACGGCCCGGTCGGCGTGCACACGCACGACGACCTCGGGCTCGCGGTGACGAACGCGCTCGCGGGCATCGCGGCGGGCGCGGACCTCGTGCACGGCACCATCAACGGCATCGGCGAGCGCGCGGGCAACGTCGCCCTGGAGGAGATGGCGATCGCGCTCTGGCACTGCTACGACGTCGAGCCGATGGAGACCGAGCACCTCTACGAGGTCGCGTCCTACGTCGCGGAGGCGACGGGTATCCCGCTCCCGCCGAACAAGGCGGTGTCGGGCGAGAACGCGTTCGCGCACGAGTCCGGCATCCACACGGACGGCACCCTGAAGGACGAGCGGATGTACGAGCCCTATCCCCCGGAGGCCGTCGGCCGGGAGCGCCGCCTCGTCCTCGGGAAGCACGCGGGGCGCGCCGGCGTCCGCGCGGCGCTCGCCGAGCACGACGTCGACCTCGACGACGAGGCGCTCGCGGCGGTCGTCGAGCGCGTGAAGACGCTGGGCGAGAAGGGCCGTCGCGTCACGGACGCGGACCTCCTCACCATCGCGGAGGACGTCCGCGGGCGCTCGCGCGAGCGCCGCGTCGAGCTCCTCGACCTGACGGCGGCGAGCGGGTCGGGGACGCCGTCGGCGAGCGTGCGCGTGCGCGTTGACGGCGACGAGCGCACGGCCGCAGGGACGGGGAGCGGCCCGGTCGACGCCGCGCTCTCCGCGACGCGCCAGGCGCTCGGCTCCGAGTTCTCCTTCCACCTCGAGTCCTACCACGTGGACGCGATCACGGGCGGGACGGACGCCGTGGTCACGGTCGACGTCGAGGTCTCGCGCGGCGACCGCTCGGTGTCGGTCTCCGCGAGCGACGCCGACATCACGGTCGCGAGCGTCACGGCGGTGCTGGACGCGCTCGACCGCCTCCTCCCCGAGGTCGAGAACGAGGAGACCGTCCCCGCCGACGACTGA
- a CDS encoding DUF58 domain-containing protein yields MSDPRRTERWTGVTALAFAAAGLAAILRSPAVLLVGALAVAVAGYADAADAPDPALTLERTLSETDPDPGEDVRVTVTVTNDGAFLPDLRVVDGVPDALDVVDGSPRAASALRSGRTLTFTYTVEATRGRHEFAPLTAYARNLPGSLERETRVATETALTCVPPLTVIDAPPLRPQTLRRVGRVTTSSPGSGVEFNAVREYRPGDPLSRVDWRRLARTGDLSTVQFSEERAASVVLVVDARAHAYATDAEGVAALEHELRGAGDVAAALLDAGDQVGLAAYGPTWTWLAPGSGRDHRLRLRERLALDDAFPPSDPDVSTADALAFRRLRKNVPRDAQIVLATPLLDGTSAFTARRLESHGYPVTVLSPDVTGRESVGGRLAAVERRGRVRELRSAGVRVVDWDPVTPLAVALARTATRWSR; encoded by the coding sequence GTGAGCGACCCGCGACGCACCGAGCGCTGGACGGGCGTCACCGCGCTCGCGTTCGCCGCCGCCGGCCTCGCCGCGATACTGCGCTCGCCCGCCGTCCTCCTCGTCGGCGCGCTCGCGGTCGCCGTCGCCGGCTACGCCGACGCCGCCGACGCCCCCGACCCCGCGCTCACCCTCGAGCGCACGCTCTCCGAGACCGACCCCGACCCCGGCGAGGACGTGCGCGTCACCGTCACCGTCACGAACGACGGCGCGTTCCTCCCCGACCTCCGCGTCGTCGACGGCGTCCCCGACGCCCTCGACGTGGTCGACGGCTCGCCGCGCGCCGCGAGCGCGCTCCGCAGCGGCCGCACGCTCACCTTCACGTACACCGTCGAGGCGACGCGCGGCCGCCACGAGTTCGCCCCGCTCACCGCCTACGCGCGCAACCTCCCGGGGTCGCTCGAACGCGAGACGCGCGTCGCCACCGAGACGGCGCTCACCTGCGTGCCCCCGCTCACCGTGATCGACGCGCCGCCGCTCCGCCCGCAGACGCTCCGGCGCGTCGGCCGCGTCACCACCAGCTCCCCGGGCAGCGGCGTCGAGTTCAACGCCGTCCGCGAGTACCGCCCCGGCGACCCGCTCTCGCGCGTCGACTGGCGCCGCCTGGCGCGCACCGGCGACCTCTCGACCGTCCAGTTCAGCGAGGAGCGCGCCGCGAGCGTCGTCCTCGTCGTCGACGCCCGCGCGCACGCCTATGCCACCGACGCGGAGGGGGTCGCCGCGCTCGAGCACGAACTGCGCGGCGCCGGCGACGTCGCCGCCGCCCTCCTCGACGCCGGCGACCAGGTCGGCCTCGCCGCCTACGGGCCGACGTGGACGTGGCTCGCGCCGGGGAGCGGGCGCGACCACCGCCTCCGCCTCCGCGAGCGCCTCGCGCTCGACGACGCCTTCCCGCCGAGCGACCCCGACGTGTCGACGGCGGACGCGCTCGCGTTCCGCCGCCTCCGCAAGAACGTCCCCCGCGACGCGCAGATCGTCCTCGCCACGCCCCTCCTCGACGGCACGAGCGCGTTCACCGCGCGCCGCCTCGAGAGCCACGGCTACCCCGTCACCGTGCTCAGTCCCGACGTCACCGGCCGCGAGAGCGTCGGCGGGCGACTCGCCGCCGTCGAGCGTCGCGGCCGCGTCCGCGAGCTCCGGAGCGCCGGCGTCCGCGTCGTCGACTGGGACCCGGTGACCCCGCTCGCCGTCGCGCTCGCCCGGACGGCCACGAGGTGGTCGCGGTGA
- a CDS encoding DUF7522 family protein, with protein MSDPPSEKLTRACRSAIGDSLRSVVYFTEDDYEQVYLRDDLERSADLASFVENERSGFERRETGANSELGPYDYTIHSHADGALTRVILGEEGVFVTTDPLSTARFEEVAIAVRDVLDGAT; from the coding sequence ATGAGCGACCCACCGAGTGAGAAACTGACGCGCGCGTGTCGAAGCGCCATCGGCGACTCGTTGCGCAGCGTCGTCTACTTCACCGAAGACGACTACGAACAGGTCTACCTCCGCGACGACTTGGAGCGAAGCGCGGACCTGGCGTCGTTCGTGGAGAACGAGCGAAGCGGCTTCGAACGCCGGGAGACCGGCGCGAACTCCGAGTTGGGGCCGTACGACTACACCATCCACAGCCACGCGGACGGCGCGTTGACGCGCGTCATCCTCGGCGAGGAGGGCGTCTTCGTCACGACCGACCCGCTCTCGACGGCGCGCTTCGAGGAGGTCGCGATCGCCGTCCGTGACGTCCTCGACGGCGCGACGTGA